A stretch of the Osmerus mordax isolate fOsmMor3 chromosome 12, fOsmMor3.pri, whole genome shotgun sequence genome encodes the following:
- the LOC136954155 gene encoding ankyrin repeat and KH domain-containing protein 1-like isoform X1, with amino-acid sequence MQDAVAGTAMLTDGFEDEIDSVTPRSPVVGMGVGATPGVGLGGIGIGVGGKKVRLFGEPGGPPTERLDFKLAAAAVLSSGPGSGSDEDEVSEVESFILDQEDLDNPIMKTASELLLSSATDGVDLRTVDPETQARLEALLEAAGIGKLSTADGKAFADPEVLRRLTSSVSCALDEAAAALTRMRAENTLNAGQADNLVIFSRSLAEACSDGDVNAVRKLLDEGRSVNEHTEEGESLLCLACSAGYYELAQVLLAMHANVEDRGIKGDITPLMAAASGGYVDIVKLLLVHGADVNAQSSTGNTALTYACAGGFVDVVKVLLKEGANIEDHNENGHTPLMEAASAGHVEVARVLLEYGAGINTHSNEFKESALTLACYKGHLDMVRFLLEAGADQEHKTDEMHTALMEACMDGHVEVARLLLDSGAQVNMPADSFESPLTLAACGGHVELAALLIERGANLEEVNDEGYTPLMEAAREGHEEMVALLLAQGANINAQTEETQETALTLACCGGFLEVADFLIKAGADIELGCSTPLMEAAQEGHLELVKYLLAAGANVHATTATGDTALTYACENGHTDVADVLLQAGANLEHESEGGRTPLMKAARAGHLCTVQFLISKGANVNRATANNDHTVVSLACAGGHLAVVELLLAHGADPTHRLKDGSTMLIEAAKGGHTNVVSYLLDYPNNILSVPAPDLAQLTPPSQDASQVPRVPFQALAMVVPPQEPDRAPSNIATPPPVSSKAVSKQRQAALQPGASNGAPRGPETEPLPPFHLCQPLECIVEETEGKLNELGQRISAIEKAQLQSLELIQGEPLTKDKIEELKKSREEQLSLRLRVAPQVQKKKKILKELQKVERQLQLKTQQQFTKEYLEAKGLKEEQEAGQSQGPGPGPGGEAPPTATTSTPGALTACSGDLAQAGSDTDEEGLREGEQEEEQAGEDEDEEDEEDDEEDDEEEEEDGSDEDVEGEVVEAYPKLPQVDTILYRDGQPPHLPPSPQAQPPPPPLQAPFVPIQPLSDYSPADYPGGTPPELQRVLLGQQQALGAGMLGQQAPDGLMVATPAQTLTDTLDDIMAAVSSRVPMLSTTTSPTPLSQPPSQSPANMASPPSVLPLYPSVDIDAHTESNHDTALTLACAGGHEELVSVLIARGANIEHRDKKGFTPLILAATAGHVGVVEVLLDKGGDIEAQSERTKDTPLSLACSGGRQEVVELLLLRGANKEHRNVSDYTPLSLAASGGYVNIIKILLNAGAEINSRTGSKLGISPLMLAAMNGHVPAVKLLLDMGSDINAQIETNRNTALTLACFQGRAEVVSLLLDRKANVEHRAKTGLTPLMEAASGGYAEVGRVLLDKGADVNAPPVPSSRDTALTIAADKGHYKFCELLINRGAHIDVRNKKGNTPLWLAANGGHFDVVQLLVHASADVDAADNRKITPLMAAFRKGHVKVVQYLVKEVNQFPSDIECMRYIATIADKELLKKCHQCMETIVKAKDQQAAEANKNASILLKELDLEKSREESKKQALAAKREKRKEKRKKKKEEQKRKQEEEEEEKTKEEFCDMQEEKEDSAEEEEVPIDPPSATTTTTIGISATSATFTCTFGKKRAGVATTPSTNRKSKKNKTKDSPDDTIILQDSQVALAQHKADKNKIQGEPRGGGGGLAGGNSDSDPLDSTDCASEGSSSGGKSQELNYLPDLPSCASSYSSSSSSSSSSAPPLGAHPSHALLPGPEKRHCPQLHSDSKLDNKVTVSISKPSQKVPDMSELVPSSLPSPFKTMSLPISSPNSKLSLTSPKRGQKREEGWKEVVRSPAVSVRSKKLSVPASVVSRIMGRGGCNITAIQDVTGAHIDVDKQKDKNGERMITIRGGTESTRHAVQLINALIQDPAKELEDLIPRNHIRAPGSKASSAPFASGASSGSSAGAKAFSSLVTSSGVSFQSSSSSQVGGKVGKGLSSGVRQPFPVSLPLAYAHPQLALLAAQTMHQIRHPRLPMAQFGGTFSPAASTWGPFPVRPVSPGSANSSPKHNGGATGRPGATPHSEHSSAVSPAATVSSPSGTAPAAASPHTPNPPAPSNPQPSAPTPSCVRKQLFTSDPKPSGVTSLSMAPTAAVSSGGNAVRGTGSPAHHHTGMTATSASSSAQAPAGCAPPPLLQPLKVEPSASASPGKEKPPASLESQTSSSSESHSSAGFATPALALPPKPEPRQQLPPPPPSSSAAAITSSSSSTEAPPPLLAPQPSSHLPPGPAPSHSSMHPNNTVPHFSAPAPRVSHRMQPSGPYYPLSEQQQQQVFVPLSAQQEPPKQPQSQAQVSHLPQQPSLPPQAQGPPHQVPSSLGMMNGSQMQHVHGGGKTQQMPPNFGPAALFNHFSSIFDNNNQGNNQVWGACHLPTRSPPEQPYSAPPPYMSMSQMEGLMPPDSSKAPGYRSTSQRMVNNPIALTSYATSISGSPVYLHGPAAVGTPSFSRQHFSPHPWSAASSGESQVAPPSTVSSSSLSSSSGPPPQQPKPGNSSQQDRKVPPPIGTERLARIRQTGSVNPPLLTTSYTAPVGQGGIWSFGVGSASEAMSGWSQPLMSSHMMHPQLQAEQTAFSQHQPMEQDDTGISNPANSYHQPQHMPNSYMDFPKGMPMSMYGGTMLPPHPPMAEGPGAAMYNGLHTPDPAWSPIIKVVPNNTDSSDPQQVWPGTWAPHVHLNHVN; translated from the exons AAAGCGTTTGCAGATCCCGAGGTGCTGCGGAGGCTGACGTCGTCGGTGAGCTGCGCCCTGGACGAGGCGGCGGCCGCGCTGACCCGCATGAGGGCAGAGAACACCCTCAACGCCGGCCAGGCCGACAA TCTGGTTATTTTCAGCCGTAGTCTAGCGGAGGCGTGTTCGGACGGAGACGTGAACGCCGTCAGGAAGCTGCTGGACGAGGGGCGGAGCGTCAACGAGCACACGGAGGAGGGCGAGAGCCTGCTGTGCCTGGCCTGCTCTGCCGGCTACTACGAACtcgcacag gtgctgcTGGCCATGCACGCCAACGTGGAGGACCGGGGCATCAAGGGTGACATCACGCCCCTGATGGCGGCCGCCAGCGGAGGCTACGTAGACATCGTCAAGCTGCTGCTGGTGCACGGAGCCGACGTCAACGCCCAGTCCTCCacgg GAAACACAGCTCTGACGTACGCGTGCGCGGGGGGCTTCGTGGACGTGGTGAAGGTGCTCCTCAAGGAGGGCGCCAACATCGAGGACCACAACGAGAACGGCCACACCCCCCTGATGGAGGCGGCCAGCGCCGGCCACGTGGAGGTGGCCCGCGTCCTGCTGGAGTACGGCGCCGGCatcaacacacactccaacgAGTTCAAGGAGAGCGCCCTCACGCTGGCCTGCTACAAAg gtcaCCTGGACATGGTGAGGTTCCTGCTAGAGGCCGGGGCCGACCAGGAACACAAGACAGACGAGATGCACACAGCGCTGATGGAGGCCTGCATG gACGGGCACGTGGAGGTGGCGCGGCTGCTCCTGGACAGCGGGGCGCAGGTCAACATGCCGGCCGACTCCTTCGAGTCGCCGCTAACCCTGGCGGCGTGCGGGGGACACGTGGAGCTGGCCGCACTGCTCATAGAGAGGGGAGccaacctggaggag GTGAACGATGAAGGCTACACGCCCCTCATGGAGGCGGCCAGGGAGGGCCACGAGGAGATGGTGGCCCTGCTGCTGGCTCAGG gAGCGAACATCAACGCCCAGACGGAGGAGACGCAGGAGACGGCTCTGACGCTGGCCTGCTGCGGGGGCTTCCTGGAGGTGGCCGACTTCCTGATCAAGGCCGGGGCCGACATCGAGCTGGGCTGCTCCACGCCGCTGATGGAGGCGGCACAGGAGGGCCACCTGGAGCTGGTCAAGTACCTACTGgctgcag GGGCGAATGTCCACGCTACCACGGCAACGGGAGACACAGCGCTGACCTACGCCTGTGAGAATGGACACACAGATGTGGCTGATGTGCTGCTGCAGGCCGGCGCCAAcctg GAGCATGAGTCTGAGGGGGGGCGGACCCCCCTGATGAAGGCAGCCAGAGCAGGACACCTGTGTACAGTGCAGTTCCTCATCAGCAAGG gtgcCAATGTGAATCGGGCCACGGCCAACAACGACCACACGGTGGTGTCCCTGGCCTGTGCTGGGGGACACCTGGCTgtggtggagctgctgctggCACACGGGGCCGACCCCACGCACAGACTGAAG gaCGGCTCCACCATGTTGATAGAAGCAGCCAAGGGGGGCCACACCAACGTGGTGTCCTACCTGCTGGACTACCCCAACAACATCCTGTCAGTCCCCGCCCCCGACCTGGCACAGCTCACCCCCCCCTCGCAAGACGCCTCTCAG GTTCCACGTGTCCCCTTCCAGGCCCTGGCCATGGTGGTGCCCCCCCAGGAGCCTGACAGAGCCCCCTCCAACATCGCCACGCCCCCACCCGTCTCCAGCAAAG CCGTGTCCAAGCAGAGGCAGGCCGCCCTCCAGCCCGGGGCCTCCAACGGGGCTCCGCGCGGCCCGGAGACGGAGCCCCTGCCCCCCTTCCACCTGTGCCAGCCCCTGGAGTGCATCGTGGAGGAGACGGAGGGCAAGCTGAACGAGCTGGGCCAGAGGATCAGCGCCATCGAGAAGGCCCAGCTGCAGTCCCTGGAGCTGATCCAGGGGGAGCCGCTCACCAAAGACAAGAtcgaggagctgaagaagagccgGGAGGAGCAG TTGAGCCTGCGTCTGCGTGTGGCCCCTCAggtgcagaagaagaagaagatcctCAAGGAGCTGCAGAAGGTGGAGCGCCAGCTGCAGCTCAAGACCCAGCAGCAGTTCACCAAAGAGTACCTGGAGGCCAAGGGGctgaaggaggagcaggaggcgggCCAGAGCCAGGGCCCGGGGCCCGGCCCCgggggggaggccccgcccaccgCCACCACCTCCACGCCCGGGGCCCTCACCGCCTGCTCCGGGGACCTCGCCCAGGCCGGCTCCGACACGGACGAGGAGGGGCTccgagagggggagcaggaggaggagcaggccggggaggacgaggacgaggaggacgaggag gacgacgaggaggacgacgaggaggaggaggaggacggctcGGACGAGGACGTGGAGGGCGAGGTGGTGGAGGCCTACCCCAAGCTGCCCCAGGTGGACACCATCCTGTACAGAGACGGCCAGccgccccacctccccccctcgccccaggcccagcccccccctccgcccctccaggCCCCCTTCGTGCCCATCCAGCCCCTGTCCGACTACAGCCCCGCCGACTACCCCGGCGGAACCCCCCCGGAGCTGCAGAGGGTGCTGCTGGGGCAGCAGCAGGCCCTGGGGGCGGGGATGCTGGGCCAGCAGGCCCCAGACGGACTCATGGTGGCCACGCCCGCGCAGACGCTCACAGACACGCTGGATGACAtcatggcag CTGTGAGTAGCAGGGTGCCCATGCTAAGCACTACGACCTCGCCCACGCCCCTATCCCAGCCCCCGTCTCAGAGCCCCGCCAACATGGCCTCGCCCCCTTCCGTTctgcccctctacccctccgTGGACATTGACGCACAC acggaGAGTAACCACGACACAGCGCTGACGCTGGCGTGTGCAGGAGGACACGAGGAGCTGGTGTCAGTCCTCATCGCACGAGGGGCCAACATCGAGCACCGCGATAAGAAgg gTTTCACCCCTCTCATCCTGGCTGCCACCGCTGGCCatgtgggggtggtggaggtccTCCTGGACAAAGGGGGCGACATCGAGGCCCAGTCAGAGAGAACCAAAGACAcgcccctctccctggcctgctCTGGGGGACGCCAGGAG gtggtggagctgctgctgctgcgggGAGCCAATAAGGAGCACCGTAACGTGTCCGACTACACGCCCCTCAGCCTGGCCGCCTCCGGGGGCTACGTCAACATCATCAAGATCCTCCTCAACGCCGGCGCCGAGATCAactccag GACGGGCAGTAAGCTGGGCATCTCCCCCCTCATGCTGGCGGCCATGAACGGCCACGTCCCCGCCGTCAAGCTGCTGCTGGACATGGGCTCCGACATCAACGCCCAGATCGAGACCAACCGCAACACGGCGCTGACCCTGGCCTGCTTCCAGGGCCGCGCCGAGGTGGTCAGCCTGCTGCTTGACCGCAAGGCCAACGTGGAGCACAGGGCCAAG actgGTCTGACCCCCCTGATGGAGGCAGCGTCGGGGGGCTATGCCGAGGTGGGCCGGGTGCTGCTGGATAAGGGCGCCGACGTCAACGCCCCTCCGGTCCCCTCGTCCAGAGACACGGCCCTCACCATCGCTGCCGACAAGGGCCACTACAAGTTCTGCGAGCTCCTCATCAACAG GGGCGCTCACATCGACGTGCGCAACAAGAAGGGGAACACGCCCCTGTGGCTGGCGGCCAACGGCGGCCACTTTGACGTGGTGCAGCTGCTGGTGCACGCCAGCGCTGACGTGGACGCCGCAGACAACCGCAAGATCACCCCGCTCATGGCCGCCTTCCGCAAG GGTCACGTGAAGGTGGTGCAGTACCTGGTGAAGGAGGTCAACCAGTTCCCCTCCGACATCGAGTGCATGAGATACATCGCCACCATCGCGGACAAG GAGCTGCTGAAGAAGTGCCACCAGTGCATGGAGACCATCGTCAAGGCTAAGGACCAGCAGGCAGCAGAGGCCAACAAGAATGCCAGCATCCTGCTGAAGGAGCTGGACCTGGAGAAG tccagagaggagagcaagAAGCAGGCCCTGGCCGCCAAGAGGGAGAAGCGCAAGGAGAAacgcaagaagaagaaggaggagcagaagaggaagcaggaggaggaggaggaggagaagaccaaGGAGGAGTTCTGCGAcatgcaggaggagaaggaggactcCGCTGAAG aagAGGAGGTTCCCATCGACCCCCCCagcgccaccaccaccaccaccatcggCATCTCCGCTACCTCCGCCACCTTCACCTGCACCTTCGGGAAGAAGCGCGCCGGCGTGgccaccacccccagcaccaaCCGCAAGAGCAAGAAGAACAAGACCAAGGACTCGCCCGACGACACCATCATCCTGCAGGACTCGCAG gtGGCGCTGGCGCAGCACAAGGCTGACAAAAACAAGATCCAGGGCGAGCCCCGGGGCGGAGGCGGGGGCCTGGCGGGGGGCAACAGTGACTCGGACCCCCTGGACAGCACTGACTGTGCCAGCGAGGGCAGCAGCAGCGGGGGCAAGAGCCAGGAACTCAACTACCTGCCCGACCTGCCCTCCTGcgcctcctcctactcctcctcctcatcctcctcctcctcctcggctccCCCGCTGGGGGCGCACCCCTCCCACGCCCTCCTGCCCGGCCCGGAGAAGAGACACTGCCCTCAGCTGCACAGCGACAGCAAGCTGGACAACAAGGTCACGGTCTCCATCTCCAAACCATCGCAGAA ggTTCCTGACATGAGTGAGCTGGTCCCCagctccctgccctcccccttcaaGACTATGTCCctgcccatctcctcccccaacaGCAAGCTGAGCCTCACCTCCCCCAAGAGAgggcagaagagagaggagggctggaaggAGGTGGTCCGGAG CCCTGCTGTGTCCGTCAGGTCTAAGAAGCTGTCCGTCCCGGCCTCCGTGGTGTCTCGCATCATGGGCCGCGGCGGCTGCAACATCACGGCCATCCAGGACGTGACGGGAGCCCACATCGACGTGGACAAGCAGAAGGACAAGAACGGAGAGAGGATGATCACCATCAG AGGTGGCACGGAGTCTACGAGGCACGCCGTGCAGCTCATCAACGCCCTGATCCAGGACCCGgccaaggagctggaggacctgATCCCCAGGAACCACATCCGCGCCCCGGGCTCCAAGGCCAGCTCGGCCCCCTTCGCCAGCGGGGCCTCCAGCGGCTCCTCCGCCGGGGCCAAGGCCTTCAGCTCCCTGGTCACGTCCTCGGGAGTCTCcttccagtcctcctcctcctcccaggtggGGGGGAAGGTGGGGAAGGGGCTGTCGTCCGGGGTGAGGCAGCCCTTCCCGGTGTCCCTGCCCCTGGCCTACGCCCACCCCCAGCTGGCTCTCCTGGCCGCCCAGACCATGCACCAGATCAGACACCCGCGTCTGCCCATGGCCCAGTTCGGGGGTACGTTCTCCCCTGCTGCCAGCACCTGGGGCCCCTTCCCCGTGCGGCCGGTGAGCCCCGGGAGCGCCAACAGCTCCCCGAAACACAACGGAGGAGCCACAGGCCGGCCCGGCGCCACGCCCCACAGCGAGCACAGCAGCGCCGTCAGTCCGGCGGCGACCGTCTCCAGCCCCTCCGGAACCGCCCCGGCCGCGGCCTCTCCTCACACCCCCAACCCGCCCGCGCCCTCCAACCCCCAGCCCAGCGCCCCCACGCCCTCCTGCGTCAGGAAACAGCTGTTCACCTCCGACCCCAAACCCTCCGGGGTCACCTCCTTGTCCATGGCGCCCACAGCTGCGGTGAGCAGCGGCGGTAACGCAGTGCGAGGCACGGGGTCTCCCGCCCACCATCACACGGGCATGACGGCTACCTCCGCCTCCAGCTCCGCCCAGGCCCCGGCGGGCTGCGCCCCGccgcccctcctccagcccctcaagGTGGAGCCCAGCGCCTCGGCCTCCCCAGGCAAGGAGAAGCCCCCTGCGTCTCTGGAGAGCCAGACCTCCTCTTCCAGCGAGAGCCACAGCTCAGCAGGCTTCGCCACGCCAGCCCTGGCCTTGCCCCCCAAGCCTGAGCCCCGGCAGCagttacccccccctcccccctcctcctccgccgccgccatcacctcctcctcctcctctacagaagcccccccgcccctgctcgccccccagcccagctcccacctcccccctggtCCCGCCCCCTCACACAGCTCCATGCACCCCAACAACACGGTGCCCCACTTCtcagcccccgccccccgcgtCTCTCACCGGATGCAGCCGTCGGGACCGTACTACCCGCTgtcagagcagcagcagcagcaggtgttTGTGCCCCTCAGCGCCCAGCAGGAGCCCCCCAAGCAGCCCCAGAGCCAGGCTCAGGTGTCCCACCTACCCCAGCAACCCAGCCTGCCTCCCCAGGCCCAGGGCCCCCCCCACCAGGTGCCCTCCAGCCTGGGCATGATGAACGGATCCCAGATGCAGCACGTCCACGGGGGAGGCAAGACCCAGCAGATGCCCCCCAACTTCGGCCCCGCGGCGCTCTTCAACCATTTCAGCAGCATCTTCGACAACAACAACCAG GGAAACAACCAGGTGTGGGGTGCATGCCACCTGCCCACCCGCTCCCCCCCTGAGCAGCCTTACTCGGCCCCCCCGCCCTACATGAGCATGAGTCAGATGGAGGGCCTGATGCCTCCAGACAGCTCCAAGGCTCCAGGCTACCGCTCCACCTCCCAGAGGATGGTCAACAACCCCATAG CTCTCACCAGCTATGCCACCAGTATCTCCGGCAGCCCAGTCTACCTCCACGGCCCTGCCGCCGTGGGCACGCCCTCCTTCAGCAGACAGCacttctcccctcacccctggaGCGCCGCGTCttccg GTGAGTCTCAGGTGGCCCCTCCCTCCACGGTGTCGTCCTCGTCCCTGTCCTCCTCGTCTGGGCCCCCTCCTCAGCAGCCCAAGCCTGGCAACTCCAGCCAGCAGGACCGCAAGGTGCCCCCCCCCATCGGCACGGAGCGCCTGGCCCGGATCAGGCAGACGGGCTctgtcaacccccccctcctcaccaccagCTACACGGCACCCGTGGGACAGGGGGGCATCTGGTCCTTCGGTGTGGGCAGTGCCTCtg AGGCCATGTCCGGCTGGTCTCAGCCGCTGATGAGCAGTCACATGATGCACCCGCAGCTGCAGGCGGAGCAGACGGCCTTCTCCCAGCACCAGCCCATGGAGCAGGACGACACGGGCATCTCCAACCCAGCCAACAGCTACCACCAACCCCAGCACATGCCCAACAGCTACATGGACTTCCCCAAG gGTATGCCCATGTCTATGTATGGAGGAACCAtgctgcccccccaccctcccatggCGGAGGGGCCGGGGGCTGCCATGTACAACGGCCTGCACACCCCAGACCCTGCCTGGAGCCCCATCATCAAGGTGGTCCCTAACAACACAGACAGTTCAGACCCACAGCAG GTGTGGCCGGGTACCTGGGCCCCTCACGTGCACCTGAACCACGTCAACTAG